One Ricinus communis isolate WT05 ecotype wild-type chromosome 1, ASM1957865v1, whole genome shotgun sequence DNA window includes the following coding sequences:
- the LOC107261587 gene encoding auxin-responsive protein SAUR21-like: protein MGVCLPGAILAKQILRRSVLTANKTGSASSEVPKGFLVVYVGQTEKKRYMVPVSYLSQPPFQALLRKAEEEFGFDHPMGGLTIPCREYIFIDVTS, encoded by the coding sequence ATGGGTGTTTGTCTTCCTGGAGCTATTCTTGCCAAGCAAATCCTACGCCGGTCTGTCCTAACTGCAAATAAAACAGGTTCAGCATCTTCAGAAGTACCGAAAGGCTTCCTTGTTGTTTATGTTGGACAAACTGAGAAGAAGAGATATATGGTACCTGTGTCCTATTTGAGTCAGCCTCCATTTCAAGCTTTATTAAGAAAAGCTGAAGAAGAATTTGGGTTTGATCATCCAATGGGTGGCTTGACGATTCCTTGCAGAGAATAcatttttattgatgttaCTTCTTAG